The sequence ATATCGGTCATAATTCATCCCCTCCTTCTATCTACTAAATTCGACAAAAGGAGATGTTTTCCTCTGATAAAATACAAGAATTTTTCATATGCGTTAGATTTTAAAATTTTCATCTAAAATATTTCTGAAATTTTCAAGGACAAAATTGAGGTCTTTTTTCATTGGTGGTTTACCACTATCATGTGCTAATGTGTTTAGAATTACGATGAAATTATTTGGAATATCTATTGTTGATATTTTCTTTTTTAAGTCACCTAATGTTAAATGACTATATTTTGATAATATTACGCTTGAAATCTTCTCGAATTCCTTATAATCCATCTCGTAATGTTTATACAGGATATAATATTTCAGTAACCTTTCAGATTCTAATCTAACTTCGCTACCTAAATTTTTTAGTTGGCGACTATTGATATAATCCTCTAAAGAACGTAATTCTCTTAACCAAGCATTATATAATTCTTTGAATTCGTTAATTAAAACCATATCCATTATCCTTTTAGATAGACTTTCATCTAAAGGATTATTTTTTTCTTGAATCATTATCGAATTAATCGGAAATGGTATAAGTTGACAACTATGATTATATCCATTGGAATCTTTAAATAAAAATTCAATATAATGACCACTTTCAATTTCAATTATATTTTCTTTAGAAACCTTAAAAGTATTAACAAGGTTTGAATATAATTCTTTTTTTGTAGTGTAATTACACCTTACTACAATATAAATCTCTCCCTTATACTCAAGGATTTCTAAATTATTTATATTCATAAATTGGTAAATATAAGTATTTCCTCCAAATATTTGATACTCCATTATTTCAAATTCAGTTAATTCATCAACTCTCGAAAAATAACCCTCGAAATCTTTCCAGTATAAATAAAAGAAATTGCCTATACGCTTAATTGCACATAATTCGTCCGCATAGCCTCCTCCATAAAAATCAACATTTAAATGCCCATTTGTAGCTTCGATAGCCTTTTCTAAAAATGAACAAATTTCATCTGGGTGATAAATATTATTTTTTAATCCGAAGTCTTCCCAAACCTTATACAATGAAGTTTTTTGTTTTGGTTTCAAAAAATATCCACCTTCCTAAAAATGTTAAAACATGTTACACTGGCATTATACAATATTTAGCGAGGTGTTCAATTAAATATGCGTTTCACAATTGACTTTGGATTTATATCAGACAAACATAGGCTGAAAAATAATAATGAATTTAAAAAGATTGATGACCGTTCTACTACCTTATATGAAGATGATATGATTTTCTCAAATTATCTTGACGCTCAAAAATATGCTGAAAGTTACGCTGAATCTCATAAAACAATTAAATACAAAAACTTTTTAGGTAATATTGTAGAAGGTAAGTTAAGTGCAAATTCAGCAGGTTCAGGAATTGTTAGTTTAGAAATTGTTTCCCATAGAGTTGAAAAACCAACTGAAAAGTTATTTAGTTTTAACGATGTAAAGGAATTGTTACTACATGGTAATGATTCATATAATAATTCACTAGTTATAGATGAAAACGGTAAATTATTATTAATAAAATTCCGTATAGTTAAAGATGCATTTTATGCGGTGCGCCATGAAACTTTCGCAGCTAATAATCGATATGTGGGAAATAAAAATATAAGTGATGATTTTATCCGTTCTGTCTATATTTCTATGTTAGATGGTTGGGAAAGTCATCTACATTCACATCAATCAGTGTATGTGGATTTACATATAACTGCTGATGAAGAATCACTAATAAAGAACATTTCAGAACTAATCGAGAAGATATAGAGACATATGCATACTGAAATATTTTCTATAAGTTACTTTAGTATGCATATTACCAAATTAATTTATTTTACACCATCAATCCCTATTTTATTCATTATTTCAAACAACTTCTCTAATAGCCTTTTATTGTCAACCTTTTCTTCTAACCCCTTCGCTATCTTAAATCCTTATCAATGGAAACTCCTCCACTTTCTTTCCGTAGTTTATCTACTTCGGCTAAATCGTTACCTACAGTTCCTCCAGTTCGTGTTACTTTGATGTCACCGTAATTCTTAATTATACTTTTATCGGTTTCAGTTACAGTAACTTTATTTTCTTCCTCTAACTTTTTAGCTTCTTCGTCTAACCTTTTTTGTTCCTCTATAATCTTCTTACGTTCTTCATCTTCAATAATTTCAGAATCAGCGTTTATTTGGTTTGTAGCCATACTATCTTCAAAATCAATTTCTTTAATTTTTTCTAAATCTTCTTCTTGTACAATATCTTCTTCATTCGGCTTTTCAACTGGATTAGCAGTATCCTTATTAAAAAATAGGAATAAGAATAAACCAGCTACTAACAATAAAGCCACTACAGAAGATATTAAAATGACTAATCTCTTTTTATCCATTGAGGTTCCTCCTTTCGGTTAAAACTTTTATGTTACTTTATCTTCTAATATTTATAGTACGTCCACCATTTGAATCGTACATGATATATACTTTACCTTTAATCACTTCCCCTTTTGAGGATAAATCCGCATCAGTTAGAGTTATACCACTTAAATCTTTTACTACTGATTTTATAAAACTTAGAGGAACTCCTTTGTCATATGAAAATATGTACTTAGTATTAATGTCACTTGAACTAGTAACAGTTATTGCAAAATCGTTAGTAAAAATCATACCAGGGCTTGCGTGCTTTATTTCATAACCATTTTTCTTGAATTGGTCGATAGTTCCACTAGATAAATGGGATACTACTTTGTTTAACTCGTTTACGTTTACGTCCTTCGCTTTAGCACTATCACTTACTGGTAATTTTGCACCACTGAAATCTCCTGCAGGAGGAGTTACTACTGGTGGATTTACTGGTGGTTTAACAGTTATTCCACCACCATTTCCAGGTTTTTCACTTCCTAATTTACCAATACGTAAACTATTGTCTAACTTATTCATTCCTTTATTCGCTTGACCTACTAAAGTTAATCCCTCGCTGTTATTACGTACGGCAATTGAAATTCCAGAAGCTTCGTCAATATCAGCATTATGCATACGATATAAAAATGCCGCTACTTGACCACGTGTTAAATTATTTTGAGAACCAAAGTATTTTAATAAATCTTTACCTGCATATTGTGGATTTTGTCCACTTGTAATACCTTCTCCTAACATATAATCAATCGAAGCAGTTAACGTATTAGAACTACCTGTGACATGACCAATTGCTTGAGCGATTACACCACGTTTTACAGGTTTATTTCTTAGACCATTATCAAAATAACCGTTCATCGGGACTCCATAAGTAGCGAGTGCATCGTAATAAGTATCACTCCAATGAGCCGCTGGCGTAGCTTTAATTAAATCACCTTTATCATCTTTAAGTTTTAAAAATTCCGCTAACATTTTAGCGAATTGAGCTTCTGTAATTGTTCCACTTGGCTTGAATGTTCCATCCTGATACCCGTCAATAATACCTTCACTCTTAGCCCAATTTATCGCATCATACGCATAATTCGATTTATTTACATCTTTAAATTGCCCTACCACTTGTTGGGCTACTTTAGTATTGAAATCGTTGGTGGAGGCTTCTGCTACGAAAGAAGTACCAGACACTAAACTACCGATTAATACCGCGCTACACATACCTAATTTCACTTTGTTTTTCATTCTCAATTCCTCCAAATAAAATAATAGTATAT comes from Sporosarcina sp. FSL K6-3457 and encodes:
- a CDS encoding S-layer homology domain-containing protein → MKNKVKLGMCSAVLIGSLVSGTSFVAEASTNDFNTKVAQQVVGQFKDVNKSNYAYDAINWAKSEGIIDGYQDGTFKPSGTITEAQFAKMLAEFLKLKDDKGDLIKATPAAHWSDTYYDALATYGVPMNGYFDNGLRNKPVKRGVIAQAIGHVTGSSNTLTASIDYMLGEGITSGQNPQYAGKDLLKYFGSQNNLTRGQVAAFLYRMHNADIDEASGISIAVRNNSEGLTLVGQANKGMNKLDNSLRIGKLGSEKPGNGGGITVKPPVNPPVVTPPAGDFSGAKLPVSDSAKAKDVNVNELNKVVSHLSSGTIDQFKKNGYEIKHASPGMIFTNDFAITVTSSSDINTKYIFSYDKGVPLSFIKSVVKDLSGITLTDADLSSKGEVIKGKVYIMYDSNGGRTINIRR